The following nucleotide sequence is from Trifolium pratense cultivar HEN17-A07 linkage group LG2, ARS_RC_1.1, whole genome shotgun sequence.
CCTCATATTGCAACCTCAACTATGACTAAAAAGTAGAAAGTACAAGAAACTAACTTTCTAGATATATTGTTTaggtttttttccttctttttcatAAGCGCCGTTGCTTAGTATTTTTATTAGATTTGTATATTGGAGCcaatttatctttataaaaCCGGATTATAAGGTGTGTGGTGTCActcttaaccctagccgtcacaacttttttctcttcttaATCTATCGGAGAGGGGGTGATTTAGGGACAATTTAGGCCTAGAATCACCCCTTcaaatcattattttttctaatttagtcaaataatttagtgtttcttttgtatattttgagtgATTTCTTCGTCTTAGTGCGacgttgtttgttttgattttccgtTTTAGcacggtgtattttgtttttcccATCTTAGGGCGAAGTATTGTTGTCTCATCTcggtgcggtgttcatttgttttaaGTTGAGGGATTAAGTTTGATCCAGTGCAAATGGAATCAATAACTTGGTGTaatcaacgctacagatccaGAGACATATATTTCGGACACtttaataatatagtcaaaaCTGTAGCCTTATACAATTTGcttttttatgctattaacatagATGTTATGAGTTTGTTCACAAATCCACTTTAATAATTTGTATTGCATTAGTTTTAAAACACATTGACTTGAATTTGCTACAAACAAAGTTACATaaaattcatgtgaaatatggTCAAATTGTACATTAAAACTGTGTTAACAACATAACTTCCAATTAGTTGTAAGTACATATCTAAACATTAGAAACAATAATTTCTACAAATGTTTTAGAACCATTACTCCAAAACCAATACCTAAAAAAGTTGCAATTGAAACACCAAAAATACCTGTAAGAATTCCAGGAACAACTAAAGATTCCCAGCCTTTAGCCTTAGCCATTCCACAAGCTGTTGTAGGGCCTCCAATATTAGCATTTGATGCTAAAAGTAATAGCTTCAAATCAAGCTTAAATAACTTGCCTAATCCAAGAACAATAAGAAGATGAATAGTTACTTGAACTAATGCAAATATGAATATACTGGGGGCTGTTTTGATCACATTCAATATACTTCCACTAGCTCCAACCACCACAAAAAATACCTGAAAAATGCCTCTCAtgtcaaatatatatatcataggTCACATGATGAAATTTTTACAAAGCATCATATCAATTAGAACATGTAATATGGTTTGAATACTTTGCATATTAAAATATTGCAAGGgaaggatttttatttttataatatttaaattcaGATTAGTGGAAGCACACACATGGTGCAGTGTCAAGGAGAACCACCAACCTTATTGAAGATTTACACTGAAATTTATGTATAACTTATTAATTGCGGAATTTTAGAATTGAACTCAAATCATAGCTGGAGGTTTAATTTTCTTATCACTAAGGTTTTCTATAATAGTATCATAATAAAaggttttttataataatataaataataaaaagtatACTTGAAGACTATAGGTTATGAGAATAAGAATAATATTTCCAGCCTATGAACCTTGCTTAAGGGGACAATGGATAATGCCCTTCTTGAATTTCTTGATTCTAGGATCAAATTGCACATAGGCCGCCTCCTTGCCTAATCCATATACTATACTGACAGAGACACGAATACCAAACACAATATTGACACGAAGataccaataataatttaagaaaaggGAAGTGGTTCAATATAACCACATGTGTCAATGTCATACCGGTGTTGGACACTAACACATGTCGGACACAAGACACGCCTTCATTCTTGGGTGTCTTTGGTGTTCATAAGTTTGCCAAAGCTTTAACTGTTATTGTCAACATAAAATCTACAtctacaacatgaaacaaaatagaacaatcaagaaaatttgttaCCTGCATCAAAACCAAGGCAACAGTATGACCAGCAGGTACAAGAGGACTAATCAGCTTAGGTAGAAAAGTAGCTAAAATGACTATGATTGCAGTTACTCCTGGAAGAGTTCCTCCTTGTATACCATATTGTTTTGTGAAATATGTAGCAGCTCTACATATTACAAATGATGTAGCTACTGCAGTAGCTGTCTGTAACACTGGCATGTTTCCCTCATTTTCCGACTTCATATGCATTGCATTATCTGCCAAAATTACGCGTCAAATTAACGTAAAATTTTTCCATTCAAGATGAACAGATGATTTTATAAATTAGAAAACTAGCTTAGTCAAGAAAAATGAACGACTTTATCATGATCGTAATTCTATATTGCTGTCTGCAACAGCAATTGTGGCTGCTATATTAAGGTTTTAGAGGTCTCTGCAACTGCATCTTTCCACAATATTAATGTTTGCCACATAACCGCATCTTAGAACCccccaaaacaaaaattaaaatatcataatGATCTTAAGGGTTTTAAATAAAGATCCATAATCGTGATTTAGGCTGCGACACAACAAATTTTGGTATTTCAAAAACCGCAACGCGACTACAATTGAGACTGCATCTGAGTGTGAATCTCTACCTACCATATTAAGGATCGCAACTGCAACCATTGCCGCGACTGCTATTTAAAACCCTGATCATCTTGTATCAAAGATTCAAAATAGAACATAGTACCTGTGGTTGGTGGTGCGGTCTCTGCAGGTATTTTAGAAGCCAATGCAAACAACACCATAAAATAAACAGCGCAGATAACATTATCTGCGGCCACTCCTGCAGCTAAAACTGATGCAGACAAACCAAGCGCCTCTGAAATGGCAACATAATTAACAGCTACAACAATCAACATGGAAGTGTCAAagaaaattcattcaattttaatttatagttgtaaaaaaaaaatcaacgaacgtgtttaaaatattataccaagaaaccttaccTAGTAACTCATCATATGGCAAGAAAAGATATACTAAAGTCCAATTTTTATGGCATCAAGTATTCATTCAATGGTATACAAATGCTTCATCTCTATCTTAGTATGAGTTTGGTTAACttattttacatttacattgaattatgtcattttcttaaattgttATCGGTGTCAATGTATCTGTGTCCGTATTGTGTCTGGTGCCCGTGtctgtgtttgtgcttcatGCAGAAgctaaaatgaaacaaaatataaatcagGACTATTTAATTAGAGTTGATTCATAAAAACTGCAATGAATTCAAACATGCAAAATGTATAGACGAAAAGCACAATTAAGCATGGAGCAACTTGTTTAAGTACTTACATCCACCAATATAACTTCCCATTAGAGCTGCTGCAATTTTCCAGTTGTCAGGACCAAGAGATCTCATAGGAACTAAAAGAAATGCCACTAGAGTTCCAATTACAGTAGCAACTGCCATTCACAACATCATAATCAGTTTCACAGGACAAATTAAAAGCTCTCATAGAGTGCTTTCATAAACTATATCTATGAAGCACCGATACATACGCTGAATACTGACACATCAacattgttaataatttttagagaatgaaataattaaatctAAGCACACATGTCGGTGTCTGACACTGACATGTGTTGGACACCAGACATATCTTCAATCTGAAttccttaaaataaaatcacctGACCCAAGTAGGAAAGCTATGAGAAGTGTCCCGGTTGAACGAACGACTTCGTGCAAATTTGCTCCAAACAATAGCAGTGGAATTGTTATGGGAAGCAGAAACTCCAAGACAATAGAATATGCTGGAGCATCATGTGGAAGAATTCCAAGATTACTTGCTGCAAGTCCAACTAATGTGCTCACCAATGCAGCACTTACCATGCTCCCGATTTTAGTCTTCTCCGACCTTGTATTtcacaaaaatacaaaatattttcttaaaatcaaatcaatacTAACATATCAtagttttaattatattttaaatgaaaacaatacacatttggtcccttaattAGTTTGGAGTACGagtgtttttgttcttcaatatgttttgacttttgattcAATTGTAAATTCAGTATGAGCACTTTCAGTTTTAAAATTCTCAAATTCAAAAGATAATTTGCACCTATAATATGGTTAACAGAAAACACAAAATTCTCATAATCttctcaaataatcaaaataacaaATTCAAATCATCATATACACCATCAAGTGTAACGAATGATCACAACCATTAGATCATTACAAACATTTGATGTTTATCAGAACCACTTCAAGTCATACACATGATTGTTGACGAAATGCTGACAACATACCGATCGACAGTGCATGAATATTAAACTCATTTATTGATACAATTGAactatgaagcactgacacagACACAAACATGACGTTGACGCGGACATGtcactaataaaaatttgaaaaaataaattcattgaatataaTCAGACACCAAACACGCCTTCCATGAAAAGTGACGGGTACTTCTGAGAAGTGAGCAATTGAAGGGGTTTTTTGATAACTTATTTACTTACAATATGTATGGATTGATGGTATAGGTGTAGTAGaacaaaatgaaatagaaaagatagattttaaaaaatataggtTATCTCATTCTCAATCCATTTCATTATGCTTTATTCCATCAAATACCACCGATTCAAATATAGCAAATTATGATATGAATCATGGTCCACCGTGGATCAATACTTGAAAATGTTCAAAACGCTAACGACGATACGACATACATCATCTCTAGGAAACAGTTAAT
It contains:
- the LOC123910836 gene encoding uncharacterized membrane protein YjcL-like, translated to MAILKPPPVTVLSPSNPIKSRHVTPPHSLRSTFSNNLNSCPKLVLQSQTAITTSYPSKEPRLYRSIVAVRSQLRYPIISPDDHWGVWSAIFSIGAFGLWSEKTKIGSMVSAALVSTLVGLAASNLGILPHDAPAYSIVLEFLLPITIPLLLFGANLHEVVRSTGTLLIAFLLGSVATVIGTLVAFLLVPMRSLGPDNWKIAAALMGSYIGGSVNYVAISEALGLSASVLAAGVAADNVICAVYFMVLFALASKIPAETAPPTTDNAMHMKSENEGNMPVLQTATAVATSFVICRAATYFTKQYGIQGGTLPGVTAIIVILATFLPKLISPLVPAGHTVALVLMQVFFVVVGASGSILNVIKTAPSIFIFALVQVTIHLLIVLGLGKLFKLDLKLLLLASNANIGGPTTACGMAKAKGWESLVVPGILTGIFGVSIATFLGIGFGVMVLKHL